A stretch of the Aegilops tauschii subsp. strangulata cultivar AL8/78 chromosome 4, Aet v6.0, whole genome shotgun sequence genome encodes the following:
- the LOC141021810 gene encoding uncharacterized protein produces the protein MAHPRSNGQAEHDNAEVLKGLKTRSFKKKLGACGRGWLDELGSVQWSIHTNATKPTGETPFFLVCEVEAVLPSELKHGCPRVFDEARQEDLWGTDLVLLEEARRQAALCATRYQLALRRYHSRHIRPHTLEVGDLVLRQVFSREGLHKLSPMWDGPFRVTHVSRLGAACLETKDGVPVQNAWNIHHLRKFYP, from the coding sequence ATGGcgcacccacggagcaacggccaggccgaGCATGACAATGCGGAGGTCCTCAAGGGCCTCAAGACTAGgagcttcaagaagaagctcgggGCTTGCGGTAGgggctggctcgatgagctcGGGTCTGTCCAGTGGTCCATCCACACCAATGCTACGAAGCCCACCGGCGAGactcctttcttcctcgtctGCGAAGTCGAGGCAGTCCTCCCGTCTGAGCTCAAGCATGGTTGCCCGCGGGTATTCGATGAGGCACGCCAAGAAGACCTGTGGGGTACTGACCTTGTGCTCCTCGAGGAAGCTCGCCGCCAGGCCGCTCTTTGCGCCACGAGGTACCAGCTAGCCTTGCGGCGCTACCATAGTCGCCACATCCGCCCTCACACTCTCGAGGTTGGGGACCTTGTACTGCGACAGGTCTTCTCTAGGGAAGGCCTccacaagctctcgcccatgtgggacgGCCCTTTCAGGGTCACCCACGTctccaggctaggcgctgcaTGCCTGGAGACGAAGGATGGAGTTCCTGTGCAGAACGCTTGGAACATCCaccatctccgcaagttctacccgtga